Within Fusarium keratoplasticum isolate Fu6.1 chromosome 8, whole genome shotgun sequence, the genomic segment TGTCTAGTACTGTCGTTGGCCATGTCAAGTCTTGTACCATCGTGGCAATGGGTTGGGCCCTGTCAGGGAGGGACATCAATGAAAAGAGTGTGGCGGGAGTGTTCATCGCCGTGGGAGGCATTATTGTGTGGGTTTAATCGATATGCTTCAGATCTTGTTGAGATTAACTAATTGATGTGAAGGTACTCGGTGGTGATGCTTAGAGCCAAAGCTTGAGAGTTCATGGTCAGGGATGTAGcacaaaggccaaggtgatgTGAGCGAAATCCTTGTCTAGGTGTGAATGCGGTCACAAATGAAGCTCAGATAGAAACAAACGCGTGGAATTTTAACATCTAATGCCCTTCTCTAGGGTATAATATTGGCAAACCCAAGTTAGACTCCTTGCCCGAGACCCGTCAAATGATTAAAGGTTGAATCTCTTGCgatccttctccatcttggccttccaCTCCCACTGCGTCGCATCGTCGCCCTCACTACCTGCTCGTCCAATACCCTTGTCGACTCTCCTCAGCTTGAGCGTGAATCGAGGGCCTAGCTCTTGCAAGCCGGCGCGGATGTTCTCAACACCCTTGATCTCCTTTCCATctgcgccgacgatgctCTTCTCGGTCTGTCGCTTATCTCGGAAGACATAACGATGCCTCCGCACAAAGATGTAGTCTCGCTGGTTGTGCAGGGTGACGACCTGGCGGCCTTGGAACTCTGGCCTAGGGGGGAACATAGTCTGGAAAAGCTTGGCCGTCAAAAGACCCAGTGGCGTCTTGAagttgttgaggagaagctcgggGTAGTGGTTGGTAGGGTTTCCGTGGCCGgggagcttcttgccctcgatccagttggtgatggagaagtGAAAGGTTGGGCCTGTGGGGAGGTGCACGACTGAAAGACCTGTGGGCTTCTTGGAGtcctccttgaggaggacCACGGCCGTGTACTCGCGGTTCGAGGCGTACTTGCAGATCTCGCGGAGGGAGTACTTGTGGCCGTACCGGTGGGCGGACCGGGGGATGTAGTTGCTGTTGGGGAAGAGGCCACAGAGGAGATGGGCCTCTTCGTGGATGGTCGAGTTGAGGGatgtggtgatgaggatctTAGGCTCGGGAGCGGGGATATCGGTGAAGAGAGAGGGGAACTTGAGGGCGAGTGATGACGGCGTCAAATCGAGGTTGGTGCTTGTTGTAGACGGGGCGATGCtgttgtctcgtctcgctcgTTTctcgcgcttcttctccagggcAGCTTGACGCtcctcatccatctcttcatccGAAGCCAGCATGCTGTCaacatcgtcgtcgtcatcatcctcctgcatctcggcctcgtgAGCAGCCTGCTCcaccgcctcggcctcctcgatgcGCCGGcgcttcagcttctccagatcCACCTGCGCGCCGAGGCTatcatcatcgacatcatcccACACTCGCTTCTGGTCGATCGTGACGGGCTTGCGCTTGGCCAGACgggcggccttgagctcgggatccttggcctcctcccTCCTGCGACGGTGCCGCTCCTCGTGCCTCTCCTTGTCCCTGTGCTTCTTGTGCTGGACGAAGAGCTCTCTtcgcttgatcttgttggcaGACTTGAGCGCCTGCACCGGCGGCTTTGTGAAACCCATCGCTACGAGATTGCAATGGGGGCGATTggattgatgatggaaatggCCAAGCTGGTCGCAACTGAAGCCAGCGGCTGGGAAATTTTGGGTGGAGGGGCATGAAAGTCCGGCAGAATTctgaacttttttttaatctttgGCGGTGAGAGGGAAATCGCATCATTCTATTGGCCCAGCCTTGGGAATCTCCACTAAAAAGATCTCGTCGACTTTTGGAAGGAGACAAGATTGAGAGAGCAGAGAAAACCTCAGACAGGCGACCTTTACACTACATCTGGTAATCACAGCCAGCACCATGGCGCCAAACGGCTCAAAACGAAGAAAGCTGGCCCATGACTCCTCGGACGATGAGTCTGGGGCCCAGTCCTCCTCCAAGAACGCCCAGAAATCCTTCTTCAAGCACGCCTCAAACTGGAACCTCGAACAGGACTACGAGTCGCGCCCgcgcaagggcaagaagcaaaaggagaGCAACAAGCTGCCCATCAAAACGGCCGACGGAAGGATTGAGCATGCGCAGGgggatgacgaagacgatgcgGCGTCAATTGAGAGCGACACCGAGTGGCTAGAGGGCCGtgaggatgagtttgaggagTGGGAGCCGGAACCGGACGAGGTCGTGAAGGAGCCCGAGGTCCCCGAGTCGCAGCAGATCTTGGAGGCGCAGGAGGAGCTGGCAAAGATAGCCATGGCTGTCAATGAGAACCCGGAGGAGCATGTCGGCGCATTCAAGGCCCTTGCCAAGATTGGACGCTCCAAGATCATTGCCATCCAGATGCTCGCCCTGGTCACCCAAATGTCCGTCTACAAGGATGTTATCCCCGGATACCGGATACGCCCGGCGAACGAGGACGcccccaaggagaagctaTCGAAGGAGGTGCGGACGCTGAGGCAGTACGAGcaggccttggtctcgggtTATCAGGCCtacatcaaggagctcgccCGGTGCTCCAAGCTGgagatcaaggctgctcCTGGTGGGCAAAGCCTCGCAAACGTGGCTGTTACTTGCGCTTGTACTCTTCTTACGTCGGTACCGCACTTCAACTTCCGTGCGGATCTGATCAAGatcctcgtcaacaagcTCAGCAGGCGCAAGATCAATCAGGACGGTGTCAAGTGTCTGCAGGCATTTGAGACGCTTTtcaaagatgacgaggagggacGGCCTACCCAGGAGGCAGTGTCCCTGCtctcaaagatgatgaaggccCGCGACTTCCAGGTCGACGAGAGCGTagtcaacctcttcctctccctccgcctcctctccGAGTTCTCCGGCAAGGCCTCCCAAGACTTTGTGGAGCAGGACGATTCTGCccaggcaaagaagaagaagcgcgagTTCCGGACCAAGCGCCGGCGaaaggagctcaaggagcaaAAGGCGTTGGACAaggacatggccaacgccGATGCGCTGGTCAGCCACGAGGAGCGCGACCGCATGCAGTCCGAGACCCTCAAGCTAGTCTTTGCGACATACTTCCGTATCCTCAAGCTTCGTCTGCCGCACCTCATGGGTGCTGTCCTCGAGGGTCTCGCCAAGTatgctcatctcatcaaccaggACTTC encodes:
- a CDS encoding Nucleolar complex-associated protein 3, producing MAPNGSKRRKLAHDSSDDESGAQSSSKNAQKSFFKHASNWNLEQDYESRPRKGKKQKESNKLPIKTADGRIEHAQGDDEDDAASIESDTEWLEGREDEFEEWEPEPDEVVKEPEVPESQQILEAQEELAKIAMAVNENPEEHVGAFKALAKIGRSKIIAIQMLALVTQMSVYKDVIPGYRIRPANEDAPKEKLSKEVRTLRQYEQALVSGYQAYIKELARCSKLEIKAAPGGQSLANVAVTCACTLLTSVPHFNFRADLIKILVNKLSRRKINQDGVKCLQAFETLFKDDEEGRPTQEAVSLLSKMMKARDFQVDESVVNLFLSLRLLSEFSGKASQDFVEQDDSAQAKKKKREFRTKRRRKELKEQKALDKDMANADALVSHEERDRMQSETLKLVFATYFRILKLRLPHLMGAVLEGLAKYAHLINQDFFGDLLEALKDLIRHSEEDSEVDPAAEGENEEEDEEDDVPVRNLTREALLCTVTAYALLAGQDAHNARNDLHLDLSFFTTHLFKSLLSLSTNPDLELTRPATSSASATTKINVQTTTVLLLRSLTGILLPSWNIRSVPPLRLAAFTKQLMTAALQLPDKSCQAVLVLLSDVAHTHSKKVRSLWDTEERKGDGRYNPVSDSVEGSNPFTATVWEGELLRKHFSPKVREGVKLLEKGMSG